The Pseudomonas sp. FP2309 genome has a window encoding:
- a CDS encoding rubredoxin, with the protein MKKWQCIVCGLIYNEADGWPDDGILPGTRWEDVPADWLCPDCGVGKMDFEMIEIG; encoded by the coding sequence ATGAAGAAGTGGCAATGTATCGTCTGTGGCCTTATCTACAACGAAGCAGACGGCTGGCCGGATGACGGCATTCTGCCCGGTACGCGCTGGGAAGATGTCCCGGCAGACTGGCTGTGCCCTGACTGCGGCGTCGGCAAGATGGATTTCGAAATGATCGAAATCGGCTGA
- a CDS encoding chorismate lyase: protein MPHSIAPPDACQWLTQSLLKPAPTPLALNWLFDDGSLTRRLTWLSDEGFSVTPLFEGWQPLRDDECAALDLAPATVGWVREVYLRGRGQPWVFARSVAARSALQGDGLHMDELGSRSLGELLFCDHAFTRQAIEVCHYPAHWLPTADQTDGLWARRSRFDRGALSVLVAEVFLPCFWHALHDHPENC from the coding sequence GTGCCGCACTCAATCGCCCCTCCCGATGCTTGCCAATGGCTGACCCAGAGCCTTCTGAAACCCGCACCTACGCCATTGGCCCTCAACTGGCTATTCGATGACGGCTCGCTGACGCGTCGGCTGACGTGGCTGTCCGACGAGGGCTTCAGTGTGACGCCGCTGTTCGAAGGCTGGCAGCCGCTGCGGGATGACGAATGTGCCGCCCTCGACCTGGCCCCCGCCACGGTCGGCTGGGTACGCGAGGTGTATTTGCGCGGGCGTGGCCAGCCGTGGGTGTTTGCCCGCAGCGTCGCCGCGCGCAGTGCCTTGCAGGGCGACGGCCTGCATATGGACGAACTGGGCAGCCGCTCGCTGGGGGAGCTGCTGTTCTGCGACCACGCGTTCACCCGCCAGGCGATCGAGGTGTGCCATTACCCCGCGCACTGGTTGCCGACCGCCGATCAGACCGACGGCTTGTGGGCGCGCCGCTCCCGCTTTGATCGTGGGGCGCTGAGCGTGTTGGTGGCGGAAGTCTTCTTGCCTTGCTTCTGGCATGCGCTGCATGACCATCCGGAGAACTGCTGA
- a CDS encoding NAD(P)/FAD-dependent oxidoreductase, producing MNAPVVIIGTGLAGYNVAREFRKLDSETPLLLITADDGRSYSKPMLSTGFGKNKEADGLSMAEPGAMAEQLKAEVRTHTRVSGIDPGHKRLWIGEEAVAYRDLILAWGAQTVQVPVEGDGADLIFPINDLEDYARFRSAAAGKRRVLLLGAGLIGCEFANDLILGGYEIDLVAPCEQVMPTLLHPAAAAAVQAGLEGLGARFHLGPLLNRLQRTADGLEAHLSDGAVIRCDLVVSAIGLRPRTDLAAAAGLQTNRGIMVDRHLKTSHANIYALGDCAEVDGLNLLYVMPLMTCARALAQSLAGNPTAVSYGPMPVTVKTPVCPLVVSPPPRGTEGIWSVEGQGADIKALCRDASGRLLGYALTGTAVAEKLALNKELPPLLA from the coding sequence ATGAACGCACCTGTCGTGATCATCGGCACTGGATTGGCCGGTTACAACGTGGCCCGTGAGTTTCGCAAGCTCGACAGCGAAACCCCGTTGCTGCTGATCACGGCGGATGACGGGCGTTCCTACTCCAAGCCCATGCTCTCCACCGGTTTTGGCAAAAACAAGGAAGCCGATGGCCTGAGCATGGCTGAACCCGGCGCGATGGCCGAGCAACTTAAAGCCGAAGTGCGCACCCACACCCGCGTCAGCGGCATCGATCCAGGCCACAAGCGCCTGTGGATCGGCGAAGAAGCGGTGGCTTATCGCGACCTGATCCTGGCCTGGGGGGCCCAGACCGTGCAAGTGCCCGTCGAGGGCGATGGGGCGGACCTGATTTTCCCGATCAACGACCTTGAAGACTACGCGCGCTTTCGCAGCGCTGCGGCCGGTAAACGCCGCGTGCTGCTGCTCGGTGCCGGCCTGATCGGCTGTGAATTCGCCAACGACCTGATCCTGGGCGGCTATGAAATCGACCTGGTCGCCCCCTGCGAACAAGTCATGCCGACCCTGCTGCACCCTGCGGCGGCCGCAGCCGTGCAGGCCGGGTTGGAAGGCCTGGGTGCGCGTTTCCACCTGGGCCCGTTGCTCAATCGCCTGCAACGCACGGCGGACGGGCTTGAAGCCCACTTGTCGGACGGTGCAGTGATCCGCTGCGACCTGGTGGTCTCGGCCATCGGCCTGCGCCCACGCACCGACCTGGCGGCCGCAGCCGGCCTGCAGACCAACCGTGGGATCATGGTGGACCGCCACCTCAAGACCTCCCACGCCAATATCTACGCCCTGGGCGACTGCGCCGAGGTCGACGGCTTGAACCTGCTGTACGTCATGCCCCTGATGACCTGCGCCCGCGCCCTGGCCCAGTCCCTGGCCGGCAACCCCACGGCGGTCAGCTACGGGCCGATGCCCGTCACCGTGAAAACCCCGGTCTGCCCGCTGGTGGTTTCGCCGCCGCCACGAGGCACTGAAGGCATATGGAGCGTCGAAGGCCAGGGCGCCGACATCAAGGCCCTGTGCCGCGACGCCAGCGGCCGCCTGCTGGGGTATGCGCTGACCGGCACGGCCGTGGCGGAAAAACTGGCCCTCAACAAAGAACTTCCGCCGTTACTGGCGTAA